Genomic DNA from Mesorhizobium sp. 131-2-1:
CGACCTCCTTGTCGAGCTCTTCCATGATTGGCTGAACGGTACGCACGACGAAGGGCAGGCCGATGAACACCAGCGCGATGACGATGCCGAGTGGCGTGTAGGCGACCTTGATGCCGAGCGGCATCAGCAGTTTGCCGATCCAGCCGTTCGGGGCGTAGAGCGTGGTCAACGCTATGCCGGCAACGGCGGTCGGCAGCGCGAAGGGCAGGTCGACCATGGCATCGACGATGCGACGGCCGGGAAAGCGGTAGCGCACCAGCACCCAGGCGACGATCGTGCCGAAGACGACGTTGACGCAGGCGGCGAGAAAGGCGGTGCCAAAGCTGATCCTGAGCGCATTGAGCGTGCGGCGGTCGGCGGCGATCGCCCAGAAATCGGTCCAGCCGAGCGCGGCCGAGCGCCAGACCAGCCCGGAAAGCGGGATGAGGATGATGAGCGTGAGGTAGGCAAGCGAGAAGCCGAGCGTCAGTCCGAAACCCGGAATGACACTCGGCTGCTTGAATCGCCACCCCGCCTGCGCGGGTGCAGTGGTCATGGAATTCTGGTTCGTCCCTTCTTATTCAGACCAGATTGCCGTCGGTGATGTCCCGGCCCGAGGCCGTCGCGCCTCACTGGGCCGGCTTATAGATCTGGTCGAATATACCACCGTCGCCGAAATGATAAGGCTGTGCCTTCTTCCAGCCGCCGAAAAGCGGATCGTCGATGGTGATCAGCTTGATCGTCGGCAGCTTGGCGAGGTCCTCCGCGGGCACCAGATCGGGCTTCGCCGGCCGATAGTGGTTCTTGGCGATCAGCGTCTGACCCTCCTTGGAGTAGAGGTAGCCGAGATAGGCCTCGGCGACCTTGCGCGTGCCCTTGGCATCGACATTGGCGTCGACCACCGCGACCGGCGGCTCGGCCAGGATCGAGGTCGGCGGATAGACGATGTCGAAATTGTCGGCACCGAATTCGTCGAGCGCCAGATAGGCCTCGTTTTCCCAGGCCAGCAGCACGTCGCCCAGGCCCTTTTGCGCGAAGGTCACGGTCGAGCCGCGCGCGCCGGTGTCGAGGACCGGAACGTGCGAATAGAGCTTGCCGATGAAGTCCTTGGTCTTGGCCTCGTCGCCGCCGTCGTTGGCGCTGGCATAGGCCCAGGCGGCGAGATAGTTCCACCGCGCGCCGCCGGAGGTCTTGGGGTTCGGCGTGATCACCTGGACATCTTCCTTGATCAGGTCGTTCCAGTCGTGGATGCCCTTCGGGTTGCCCTTTCGCACCAGGAAGATGATGGTCGAGGTGTAGGGGGCCGAATTGTTCTCGAACTTGGTGCGCCAGTCCGGATTGATCTTCTTGGTCTTCGAGGCGATGGCGTTGATGTCGCCCTCGAGCGCCAGCGTCACCACATCGGCGTCGAGGCCGTCGATCACGGCGCGGGCCTGGGCGCCCGATCCACCATGCGATTGCTGGATGGTCACGGTCTCGCCGGTCTCGGCCTTCCAGTGCGCGGCGAAGGCCTCGTCATAGGCCTTGTAGAGCTCGCGGGTCGGGTCGTAGGACACGTTGAGAAGGGTGGTGTCGGCGAACGCGAAACCGAGCGTGCCGAACTGGACAGATGTGGCGACCAGCGCGCCGAGCAGTTTCTTGAAATGAGGATTGGTCATTTCCGCCTCCGTTGATGACGGCCGAACTCTACCGAATTGATAGAATTTAGATGCATTCAATGTTGCCTTTTTTGCCTTGCCGGAGAAATTTTTCGCCGATGATCGGCATATTCAGGAAACGTCTTCCTCATATAGCCAATGCGGACCCCACGCCTGTCCGACGCCATCTAGAGACGGAGGGCGTCGTGGCAAGGTCCGGAGCGGCGGCTGATTTGCGTTGCGGGCGAGCCGCCCTCTATGGCGCGGTGACGGGGAAGTCGAAGCGCTGCTTCGGGAACGGCTCGTCCTTCAGCGTGAAATGCCACCATTCGCGGGCGTAGTTGCGGAAGCCGCCGGCGCGCATGGTCTCGACCAGTCGCTTGCGGTTCGCCGCGGCTTCGGCTGCGAGCGGGCGGTGGGCGGTTTCGCTGGCCGGGTCGAAGCAGTCGAAGCCGGTGCCGAAATCGAGCGTGTCGGTGCCGGCCGCGCCGCAGGCAGGGCGAGGGTCGGTCCCGCCGCCAGCGCGGCCAATGGCAAGATCGACGGTCGAGCCGCGTGAATGTGTGGAGAGTTCGCCGACATAGCCCTTGGCGATCAGATCGCCGCGCGCGACATTCGGATACCATTGCGGGTCTGGTGGTCCGCCCTTTCTCGTCCATTCGCCCATGTCGGTAACGGCCCGCGCCGGGCGGTAGCAGTCGAAGACGACCAGGGTCAGCCCTTCGGTGGCAAGTGTCTTCTCGACGCCGGCCAGGGCTTGTGCCGCTTGCCGGGTGAGGATGCAGATCGGCGCGTCATAGCCTTCGGCCTTGCGGTGCAGGAAATTCTCGACACCGGCATAGCGAATGTCCTGGCGGATCGAGGGGGCGACATCGGCAAGACGGACGAAGCCGGCGGGAAGGGGATCGGCGGAAGCAGGCTGAGCGGAAGCGAGAGCCTGCGCAAGGCAAAGTCCAATGCCCTGAATCGCTTGGCGCATTCTATTCAATGGATGCTTTCACTCGACAAAGACCTTGACGCTGGCCGCGCGGCCGGCGGCGTCGATCACGGTAAGCGTCGAGTAGCCGGCGCCGTCGGGCAGCCAGGTCGCGGTGCGGCGCCGGTCGATGCCGGTCAGCGGCTTGCCGTTGGCAAGCCAGCGGAACGGCGCGCGGCCGCCCTGCAGCTTCAGCACCAGCGGCGAGGCCTCGGCGGAATTCGCGCCAAGGTCGACGCGGGCGCCGTCGGGCGGAAAGACGATCGTCGGCGCGGGCTCGGTCGGCGTCGCCTGCACCAGCCCGTCCGATCCGGCGCCAAAGCGCGCCAGGGTCACCGGCAACTCCTCGCGTTTCGGGCGGTGCACGCCGGCCGGCTGCCCAGGCAGTGGAACAGCGGCGAGGCCGGAGCGGACGAAGCCCTCGAACAGGATCGGGGCGGCCGAAACATATCCGGACAGGCCGGGCACGGCGCCGGCATCGGCGCGGCCGACCCAGACACCCAACACGTAGCGGCCGTCGAAAGCGACGGACCAAGCGTCGCGGTAGCCATAGGAGGTGCCGGTCTTGTAGGCGATGCCGCGCTGGGCTGCGCCCTCCGGCGATTTCACGCCTGACAATATATCGGTGATCTGCCAGTTCGCCTGGTCGTCGAGGATGGTGGCGGTTGTGCGTTCGGCATTGGCCGGCTCGGTGCCGTCGTGCAGCGTGTGCGCCTTGCCGCCATTGGCGAGGCCCGTATAGAGCTGGACGAGATCGCGCAGCGTCACGCCGACGCCGCCGAGGCCGATCGCCAGGCCCGGCGCCTCGTTGACCGGCAGCACCGGGCTGACGCCCGCCTGGCGGAAGCGCGCCGTCAGTCTTGCCGGACCGACCGCGTCGAGCACCCGGATCGCCGGCACGTTGAGCGATAGCTGCAGCGCCTGGCGGATGCTGACATCGCCCTGGTAGCCCATGTCGAAATTCTTCGGCCGGTATCCGGCGAAATCGGCCGGGCTGTCTTCGATGATGGTCTCCTGCGCCACCAGGCCCTGCTCGAAGGCGAGCCCATAGATGAACGGCTTCAGCGTCGAGCCCGGCGAGCGGACGATCTTGGTCATGTCGATCCAGCCGGAGCGGCTGGCGTCGAAGAAATCGGCCGAGCCGACCTCGCCGAGGATTTCGCCGGTGCGGGCATCGGCCAGCACCATGGCGACGGAAAGCCGAGGCCCGAGCCTGGCGGCGGCTTCCCTCGCCACCTGCTCCAGGCCTTGCTGGACGCTTCTGCGGATGGTGAGTTGCAGCGGCTTGCCGGGCACGGCCTTCGGCAGCATGGCATAGGCGGCATGGGCGGCAAGCGCCGGCAGTTTGCGGCGCAGGCTGGAAACATCGTCGAGTGCGGCGCGCGCCGCCTCGCGCTCGCCGAGCAGGCCGATCGAAACCATGCGGGTGAGCACGCGGTCGCGGGCTGCATGGGCGATGTCGAGGTTGCGGTCCGGCCGCCGCTTCTCCGGCAGTTGCGGCAGGGCGACGAGCAGTGCCGCCTCCGAAACAGTCAGCCGCTTCGGCTCCTTGCCGAAATAGGCGAGCGAGGCGGCGCGAACGCCTTCGAGATTGCCGCCATAGGGCGCCAGCGTCAGATAGCGTTCGAGGATCTCGCGCTTGGAAAGCCGGCGCTCGATCTGGATGGCGCGCAGCATCTGCTTGATCTTGGAGCCGAGGCTGCGGCTGTCGCGCGGCTCGATCAGCCGGGCAAGCTGCATCGACAGAGTCGAGCCGCCGGAGACGATGTGGCCGTTGCTGACGAACTGGCCGGCGGCCCGGCAAAGCGCCAGCACATCGACGCCGTCATGGTCCCAAAAGCGCTTGTCCTCATAGGCGACCAGCATGTCGACGAATTGCTTGTCGACTTGGTCGAGCCGAGTCTCCAGCCGCCAGTAGCCGTCGGGCGTGGCGAAAGCGCGCAGCAGCTGGCCGTCGCGGTCCTGCACCTCGGTCGAGACCGCGAGCGCCGCCGGCAGCGGCGGCGGGTAGGCGCGGTCGAGTTCCCACAGGCCGGCGACGGCGAGAGCCAGCGCGCCAGTTGCCGAGGCGGCGGCGATGGCGGTTCGGCGCAGGAATTTTCTGGAGAGCATGGCGCCTTTCATCCGCGTGCTGGCGCCTTCTCCCCGCGTGGTGACGGGGAGAAGGGGGCTTTCCGCAAGGCTGGCGACGTCTTCATCGTTACGGCGCCTTGACCTCCATCATGCCGGTGGCGGTGCGGGCCGAGTATTGCGGTCGGTACATGTCCTCCACCGTTGCCGCCGGATGGGCGTAGGTGCCGGGCGTCACCGCGCGCACGACATAGGCCAGCGTGATGTTGCGGTCACCGTCGCCGTCGTTCGGGTTGAAGGCCGCGACGAAGCGGTCGTCGCGGAACTCGAGATGGGCGGCATCAGTCTGCGCCAGCCAAGAGAAGTTCGACAGCTGGGCGCTGGACACCAGGCCCGGATTGTCGATCTCGAAGCCGGCCGGCAACAGGTCGGTGATCAACAGGCGCGAAGGCCAGCTGTTCTGCTCGTAGACCTTAAGCACGACGACATAGCGTTCGTTCTGCTTGACCTCCGTCACGTTGGCTTCAGTTCCATCGAGCCTGTAGTAGGTGCGATCGATGGTGAAGCCTTCGCCACCGGCCGGCAGCGACTCCACCGGCGAGGCCACGGTGGTGACCACCGCCTGCAGCGGCGTCTTGCCGGTGTTGGCGATGGTAAGCGGGCTGTCGACGATGTCGCTGCCGCTGAACCGGTCGGAATAGCCGCCGGCATGCGGCGCGCCGTTGACGGAGAGCGTGATGGAATCATTGCCCTCCTTCAGCGCCCGCGCCGCGAGCAGCATCCAGGATTCGTCCTGCGTGCTTGTCCAGCGGGCATCGGCACGCTCCCTGGCGACCAGCTTGATCAGCGCCGGCACGATGGTCGGCACCGGCTTCGATTCGGCGGCCAGCGCCAGGATCGCCGCGCCGTCGCGGAGCGGCGAGCCGTAGTCCGAGCGGTAGTAGTCGTATTCGGTGGCCTCCTGCGCCAGACGCAGTGCCGTCTGGAAGGTGGCCTCCGAGCGCTGCGCGTCGCCATAGAGCGCGAGGCTCGCCGCCAGCTGCGCGACGGCCATCGGGCTGGTGAAGGCTTCGAGCTGCGTGTCGGCATAGTAGCGCAGGTCGCCGACCGAGGCCTTCTTGTTGCGGGCCAGCACATAAAGCGCATAGGCGATCTCGCTGCCGCGATCCTGGACGTCCTGGTCGTAGCCGAGCGAGTTCTGCAGGTTGCTCAGCGCCTGGTTCATCGCCAGCGCCGGGACGTCGTATTTCTGCTCGCGCGCCCGGGTCAGGAAGTCGCTGACATAGGCGTCGAGCCAGAGATCGCCGGAGCCGGGACCCCACAGGCCGAAGCTGCCCGCCGAGGCCTGATAGCTCAGCACCTTGTAGATGGCGTCCTGGATGCGGCCGTGCAGGTCCGGATCGCTGGCCATGCCGATGCCTGCGGCCAACTCGTTGACATAGAGCAGCGGCATGGCGCGGCTGGTCGTCTGCTCGGCGCAGCCATAGGGGTAGCGGTCGAGCGTCATCAGCAGTGATGGCACGTCGAAGGCGGCCGCCTGAGAGACGCCGACGCTAACCGAAGCGCCGTCGAGCAGGCTTGCCGCCAGCAGCTCCTTGTCGACGCGCAGGGCGCCGACATTGGGCTTGAGGTCGACCACCAGGCGGGTGGTGACCGGCAGTTGTGCCGGCCGCACCGGCACATAAAGCGTCTGCTCGACCTCGGTGCCGTCGGCATGGGCGAGCTTGATGGTGAT
This window encodes:
- the cysT gene encoding sulfate ABC transporter permease subunit CysT; the protein is MTTAPAQAGWRFKQPSVIPGFGLTLGFSLAYLTLIILIPLSGLVWRSAALGWTDFWAIAADRRTLNALRISFGTAFLAACVNVVFGTIVAWVLVRYRFPGRRIVDAMVDLPFALPTAVAGIALTTLYAPNGWIGKLLMPLGIKVAYTPLGIVIALVFIGLPFVVRTVQPIMEELDKEVEEAAATLGASRFQIITRILFPGLAPAIITGFSLAFARGVGEYGSVIFIAGNLPFKSEIAPLLIIIRLEEYNYPAATAIAAIMLGLSFLMLLVVNLAQSWSRKRYG
- a CDS encoding sulfate ABC transporter substrate-binding protein, producing MTNPHFKKLLGALVATSVQFGTLGFAFADTTLLNVSYDPTRELYKAYDEAFAAHWKAETGETVTIQQSHGGSGAQARAVIDGLDADVVTLALEGDINAIASKTKKINPDWRTKFENNSAPYTSTIIFLVRKGNPKGIHDWNDLIKEDVQVITPNPKTSGGARWNYLAAWAYASANDGGDEAKTKDFIGKLYSHVPVLDTGARGSTVTFAQKGLGDVLLAWENEAYLALDEFGADNFDIVYPPTSILAEPPVAVVDANVDAKGTRKVAEAYLGYLYSKEGQTLIAKNHYRPAKPDLVPAEDLAKLPTIKLITIDDPLFGGWKKAQPYHFGDGGIFDQIYKPAQ
- a CDS encoding M15 family metallopeptidase encodes the protein MRQAIQGIGLCLAQALASAQPASADPLPAGFVRLADVAPSIRQDIRYAGVENFLHRKAEGYDAPICILTRQAAQALAGVEKTLATEGLTLVVFDCYRPARAVTDMGEWTRKGGPPDPQWYPNVARGDLIAKGYVGELSTHSRGSTVDLAIGRAGGGTDPRPACGAAGTDTLDFGTGFDCFDPASETAHRPLAAEAAANRKRLVETMRAGGFRNYAREWWHFTLKDEPFPKQRFDFPVTAP
- the pbpC gene encoding penicillin-binding protein 1C; its protein translation is MLSRKFLRRTAIAAASATGALALAVAGLWELDRAYPPPLPAALAVSTEVQDRDGQLLRAFATPDGYWRLETRLDQVDKQFVDMLVAYEDKRFWDHDGVDVLALCRAAGQFVSNGHIVSGGSTLSMQLARLIEPRDSRSLGSKIKQMLRAIQIERRLSKREILERYLTLAPYGGNLEGVRAASLAYFGKEPKRLTVSEAALLVALPQLPEKRRPDRNLDIAHAARDRVLTRMVSIGLLGEREAARAALDDVSSLRRKLPALAAHAAYAMLPKAVPGKPLQLTIRRSVQQGLEQVAREAAARLGPRLSVAMVLADARTGEILGEVGSADFFDASRSGWIDMTKIVRSPGSTLKPFIYGLAFEQGLVAQETIIEDSPADFAGYRPKNFDMGYQGDVSIRQALQLSLNVPAIRVLDAVGPARLTARFRQAGVSPVLPVNEAPGLAIGLGGVGVTLRDLVQLYTGLANGGKAHTLHDGTEPANAERTTATILDDQANWQITDILSGVKSPEGAAQRGIAYKTGTSYGYRDAWSVAFDGRYVLGVWVGRADAGAVPGLSGYVSAAPILFEGFVRSGLAAVPLPGQPAGVHRPKREELPVTLARFGAGSDGLVQATPTEPAPTIVFPPDGARVDLGANSAEASPLVLKLQGGRAPFRWLANGKPLTGIDRRRTATWLPDGAGYSTLTVIDAAGRAASVKVFVE